The stretch of DNA GCGGCGACTTCATCGTGGCCCTGGACGCCGTGGCGGCCAACGCGGTCGAGCACGCGGGCGGTGGCGGCACGCTGGTCCTGCAGCGCAGCAACGGCCAACTGGCCTGCCACATCCACGACGTGGGCCCCGGCTTCAGCGCCGACGTCATCCCCGAGCTGGCTCCCGGCCTCGACGGCCACGCGGGCGGCCGAGGCCTGTGGCTCGCAGGCCTGCTCACCGACGAGCTCACCATCTCCGCGGGCCCCGGCGGCAGCATGGTGACTCTGACCGTGCGACTCCCCAAGCCCCAGTAAGGCCACCGGACCGGCACGATGAGTTTCGGGGGCGTACCGGGTCTATGCCTGAGAGGGGATAACTCGAGCTGCGGAACACCCGGGAGATGCTGGTACTCCAACGGCGACTCCGCACTCGGCGACGTCGGCAAGGTCTCGAAGGTCTCGGCCGAGTACGTGCGGCCGGTGTGGGCGAGCATCGGGCCGATGGTGATAGGGCGTCACCTGTTCGACATCACCAACGGCTGGGAGG from Streptomyces sp. BA2 encodes:
- a CDS encoding ATP-binding protein → MTTTPGPHEVPPVTLLESRFTQDDLPRLRMLVEQYADDQGLTEPRRGDFIVALDAVAANAVEHAGGGGTLVLQRSNGQLACHIHDVGPGFSADVIPELAPGLDGHAGGRGLWLAGLLTDELTISAGPGGSMVTLTVRLPKPQ